The sequence below is a genomic window from Bacteroidota bacterium.
GCGAATATTAATGCAAGAATGCATTCGAATATAAACTACGATAAGGCAGACATATTTAACTTAGACGAAGGTGGTAATTCAGCTCTAATGGCAGCTGTAAATAATGACTTTGGAAATACAGCACTTGTGAAGTATTTGCTTAATAATAATGCTGATATTGGTATTATTACACCTTACGAAAAGAGAAATGTTCTAATGGAATATGTAACGAACGGATTTAACACAAATGAGAGTGAGATTATTCCCTTGTTATTGGCTCACGGGATTGATCCAAATGCTACCGATAAGAACGGATCTACTGCATTGGATCTTTGCTCTGGTCTCGGATTTACTAATTTTGTAAATGTTTTGTCGAATCTTAGTGCCAAACAAAACAAAGC
It includes:
- a CDS encoding ankyrin repeat domain-containing protein → MEQKFSLRTILRESLSESIDIATVEDISKKVLADVENANGNLIDGWISKKEHLPFVYISTFHNAAIAVRQLIDRGANVNVSTSTGETPLIRACMQNNLKIVKLLVEAGANINARMHSNINYDKADIFNLDEGGNSALMAAVNNDFGNTALVKYLLNNNADIGIITPYEKRNVLMEYVTNGFNTNESEIIPLLLAHGIDPNATDKNGSTALDLCSGLGFTNFVNVLSNLSAKQNKA